In a single window of the Anaerotruncus rubiinfantis genome:
- a CDS encoding thymidine phosphorylase: MRMYDIILKKRGGQPLSDEEIGWFVEGYTNGSIPDYQASALLMAIWFRGMDEHETALLTDRMAHSGDMVDLSAIPGVKVDKHSTGGVGDKTTLIVGPIVAACGVPVAKMSGRGLGHTGGTIDKLESIPGLCTSVSRERFFEIVRETGLAVIGQTGNIAPADKKLYALRDVTATVDNLSLIASSIMSKKLAAGSDAILLDVKTGSGAFMKTLDDSIALAKAMVSIGERNGRRTAALITDMDIPLGHAIGNSLEVIEAVKTLRGRGPADLTEVCLQLASNMLFLAGKGEIAACRAAAEAALAGGEAFQKLCAMAAAQGGDISVLESTEKFAKSPAVHAVQAPRGGRITRMQTEQIGEVSVVLGAGRENKDDPIDPRAGLILYKKTGDAVAPGETLAVLHTARPEALPRAERLLLGAVEIADAPPAPHRLIYARVTRDGVELL; this comes from the coding sequence CGGCTCCATTCCGGACTATCAGGCGTCCGCCCTGCTGATGGCGATCTGGTTTCGCGGCATGGACGAACATGAAACCGCCCTGCTCACCGACCGGATGGCGCATTCAGGCGATATGGTTGATCTTTCCGCCATTCCTGGCGTGAAGGTGGATAAACACAGCACCGGCGGCGTGGGCGACAAGACCACCCTCATCGTAGGACCGATTGTCGCGGCCTGCGGCGTGCCGGTCGCGAAGATGAGCGGCCGGGGACTGGGGCACACCGGCGGCACAATCGATAAGCTCGAATCGATCCCCGGGCTTTGCACCTCGGTCAGCCGTGAACGGTTCTTTGAGATCGTCCGGGAAACCGGCCTCGCGGTCATCGGACAAACCGGCAACATCGCGCCCGCGGACAAAAAGCTCTATGCCCTGCGCGATGTGACCGCAACCGTGGACAATCTTTCGCTGATCGCCTCGTCGATCATGAGCAAAAAACTGGCGGCAGGTTCGGACGCGATCCTGCTCGACGTCAAAACCGGGTCCGGCGCATTTATGAAAACGCTGGATGATTCGATCGCGCTTGCAAAGGCAATGGTCTCGATCGGGGAGCGCAACGGCCGGCGCACCGCGGCGCTCATCACCGATATGGATATTCCGCTCGGTCACGCCATTGGAAACTCCCTCGAAGTGATCGAGGCGGTTAAAACCCTGCGTGGACGCGGGCCGGCGGATCTCACTGAGGTCTGTCTGCAGCTTGCTTCCAATATGCTGTTCCTCGCCGGGAAAGGAGAAATCGCCGCCTGCCGCGCGGCGGCGGAAGCGGCGCTCGCAGGCGGCGAAGCCTTCCAGAAACTTTGCGCGATGGCGGCGGCGCAGGGCGGCGACATTTCGGTGCTGGAGTCCACGGAAAAGTTTGCAAAATCACCGGCTGTGCACGCCGTACAGGCGCCGCGCGGCGGCCGCATCACCCGGATGCAGACCGAACAGATTGGCGAGGTTTCGGTTGTGCTCGGCGCGGGCCGCGAAAACAAGGACGATCCGATCGACCCGCGTGCGGGCCTTATTCTATATAAAAAGACCGGCGACGCGGTCGCGCCCGGCGAAACGCTGGCGGTGCTGCACACAGCCAGGCCCGAAGCGCTGCCGCGGGCCGAACGGCTGCTGCTCGGCGCAGTCGAGATCGCGGACGCGCCGCCCGCGCCGCATCGCCTTATCTATGCGCGTGTCACCAGAGACGGCGTGGAATTGCTGTAA
- a CDS encoding CCA tRNA nucleotidyltransferase: MEKIGMPAYARQVLDQLAQAGYKAFAVGGCVRDSLLGQEPADWDVTTSALPAETIAAFAKTCKVIETGLRHGTVTVLMDGHPVEITTYRVDGAYSDGRHPDTVSFTRNLREDLARRDFTINAMAYSPSSGIADPFGGRQDLAAGLVRCVGEPDRRFREDALRILRALRFSAVLGFAIEPKTAKSLRENRDLLWKIARERIFAELCRLVCGQNAREVLWEYPEVVRAAAGIPLAPSEALAKLPADPRLRLAAVLEELSPKEADAVLSGFRSDRETRRLVRMLLTHRTADLRPERPLLRRWLARIGPADLQKLITFRRAYGEALLNVRRMLDEILADGDCFCLAGLAVDGSDLAARGYSGREIGKSLDMLLDWVIDGKLPNEKEALLKSL; this comes from the coding sequence ATGGAAAAGATCGGCATGCCCGCGTATGCGCGCCAGGTGCTGGACCAGCTTGCGCAGGCCGGATACAAAGCGTTTGCGGTGGGCGGATGCGTGCGGGACAGCCTGCTGGGGCAGGAGCCCGCCGACTGGGATGTCACGACCTCGGCGCTGCCGGCGGAAACGATCGCGGCCTTTGCAAAAACGTGCAAGGTGATCGAAACCGGTCTGCGGCACGGCACTGTAACCGTCCTGATGGACGGCCATCCGGTGGAAATTACCACCTATCGGGTTGACGGTGCCTACTCGGACGGGCGGCATCCGGACACGGTGTCCTTTACCCGGAATCTGCGGGAGGATCTTGCGCGGCGGGATTTCACCATCAATGCCATGGCATATTCCCCCAGCAGCGGAATCGCCGACCCATTTGGCGGGCGGCAGGATCTTGCCGCCGGGCTGGTGCGGTGTGTCGGCGAACCGGACCGCCGCTTCAGGGAGGATGCGCTGCGCATCCTGCGCGCGCTGCGTTTTTCCGCTGTGCTTGGCTTTGCGATTGAGCCAAAAACTGCGAAAAGCTTGCGGGAGAACCGGGATCTGCTCTGGAAAATTGCCCGGGAACGGATTTTTGCGGAACTTTGCCGGCTCGTCTGCGGCCAAAACGCGCGGGAAGTCCTGTGGGAGTACCCGGAGGTGGTTCGCGCGGCGGCGGGCATACCGCTTGCGCCGTCAGAAGCGCTTGCAAAGCTGCCGGCTGATCCGCGTCTGCGGCTGGCGGCCGTGCTGGAGGAGCTTTCGCCAAAGGAGGCCGACGCGGTGCTATCCGGGTTCAGAAGCGACAGGGAAACCCGCCGCCTGGTACGGATGCTGCTCACCCATCGGACGGCGGATCTGCGGCCGGAACGGCCGCTCCTGCGCCGCTGGCTTGCGCGTATCGGCCCGGCGGATCTGCAAAAGCTGATCACGTTTCGCAGGGCGTATGGAGAAGCGCTCCTCAATGTGAGAAGGATGCTTGACGAGATCCTAGCGGATGGCGACTGCTTTTGCCTTGCCGGTCTCGCGGTCGATGGGAGCGACCTTGCGGCGCGCGGTTACAGCGGCAGGGAGATTGGTAAAAGTTTGGATATGCTGCTTGATTGGGTGATCGACGGCAAACTGCCAAACGAAAAAGAGGCGCTGCTCAAATCTCTTTGA
- a CDS encoding MarR family winged helix-turn-helix transcriptional regulator, with amino-acid sequence MTTPNLKNALYDFFRSAATKMNTVLNCCCEPYGLTGMQARVLMELSIHQPQAVGELGRMLSMSSGNISAMCKQLEKKGLLRRARRAGDERIVEVMLTESGEDIIRPVDAHFEEAFARMLSSMSEAELSQIVCGFQKMSKLFTEFEISHPKQEV; translated from the coding sequence GTGACAACGCCAAATCTGAAAAATGCGCTCTACGATTTTTTCCGAAGCGCAGCCACTAAAATGAACACCGTTCTCAACTGCTGCTGCGAGCCGTACGGATTGACCGGCATGCAGGCCCGGGTGCTGATGGAGCTGAGTATCCATCAGCCGCAGGCCGTCGGAGAGCTCGGTCGGATGCTCAGCATGTCAAGCGGCAACATCTCCGCCATGTGCAAGCAGCTTGAAAAAAAGGGGCTGCTCCGGCGCGCCCGGCGTGCCGGTGACGAGCGCATCGTCGAGGTTATGCTCACCGAATCGGGCGAAGACATCATCCGTCCGGTTGACGCGCATTTTGAAGAGGCATTCGCCCGGATGCTTTCCAGCATGAGCGAAGCGGAACTTTCGCAGATCGTTTGCGGGTTCCAAAAAATGTCCAAGCTCTTCACCGAATTTGAAATTTCCCATCCGAAACAGGAGGTATAA